Proteins from a genomic interval of Papaver somniferum cultivar HN1 chromosome 4, ASM357369v1, whole genome shotgun sequence:
- the LOC113274894 gene encoding uncharacterized protein LOC113274894, giving the protein MIIYTHISIPKTLVSSSQFITSRSSNLSQSQKYTSDRYFNVSNRNGGQKKLIFKDSKKWGSSNELCFRVGFSASDGLSLDSSDDSDFIKKRKVVDHITLLKAKEGLSDEDEKDMLDHLYTSQYQMGGIIAISLGRVRNQNLDGYTHAVYMRFQGKEDLAMFYENAFYLGVLKDHVMPYSHELRYVDYEAEVEDDILPIFRKGQEFNYGLEFMLLISVVENERGEPIEDALLAHANLARDFPSLIVQFTQGSNFNLSSKEYSHAVVIRFRSSEAFEMFVGNSEYREMWTSKFAPIVQKTLAIDFTIDPVGTELM; this is encoded by the exons ATGATCATTTACACCCACATTTCCATTCCTAAAACCcttgtttcttcttctcagttTATTACTTCCAGAAGCTCCAATCTTTCTCAGTCACAAAAATACACTTCAGACAGATACTTTAATG TGTCTAATAGAAATGGAGGGCAGAAGAAATTGATTTTCAAAGATTCTAAGAAATGGGGTTCTTCTAATGAGCTTTGTTTTAGAGTGGGTTTCTCAGCTTCTGATGGATTGAGTTTAGATTCTTCAGATGATTCTGATTTTATTAAGAAAAG GAAAGTTGTGGATCACATTACATTGCTGAAAGCAAAAGAGGGTTTATCGGACGAAGATGAGAAAGATATGTTAGATCATCTTTACACATCTCAGTATCAGATGGGTGGAATTATTGCAATATCATTAG GCCGTGTGCGGAATCAGAACCTTGATGGTTATACTCACGCGGTGTACATGCGTTTCCAAGGAAAGGAAGATCTTGCGATGTTTTATGAGAATGCGTTCTACTTGGGGGTTCTTAAGGACCATGTCATGCCTTACTCCCAT GAACTGCGTTATGTGGATTACGAAGCTGAAGTAGAAGATGACATTCTGCCCATATTTCGGAAAGGACAG GAGTTCAATTACGGTCTGGAGTTCATGCTTCTAATTTCAGTTGTGGAGAACGAACGTGGTGAGCCCATAGAAGATGCTTTGCTTGCGCATGCAAATTTGGCCAGGGATTTTCCGTCCTTGATTGTACAGTTTACTCAAG GTTCCAATTTCAACCTCAGCAGTAAAGAATACTCACATGCTGTAGTTATACGCTTTCGATCAT CTGAGGCCTTTGAGATGTTTGTGGGCAACTCGGAATACAGAGAG ATGTGGACCTCAAAATTTGCACCAATTGTACAGAAAACACTGGCAATAGATTTTACTATCGATCCCGTCGGAACTGAACTTATGTAG